A part of Capsicum annuum cultivar UCD-10X-F1 unplaced genomic scaffold, UCD10Xv1.1 ctg4748, whole genome shotgun sequence genomic DNA contains:
- the LOC107853099 gene encoding putative autophagy-related protein 11 has translation MVSADPATEEFKREIPMLDLTENLVKKKKNKGKKKEKGKRERPDNDKERKAEKRERKKSENEKMKKEKIESLVDNERWEAAIEARAIGASTSRPSETVDQLHQNRARLLMEIGQLRMR, from the coding sequence ATGGTGTCAGCAGATCCAGCAACTGAGGAGTTTAAGAGAGAAATCCCGATGCTTGATCTCACAGAGAAcctagtgaagaaaaagaaaaataaaggtaagaagaaagaaaaaggtaaGAGAGAGAGGCCCGACaatgataaagaaagaaaagcagagAAGAGGGAAAGAAAGAAGTCTGAAAatgagaagatgaagaaggaaaAGATTGAGTCCTTAGTGGATAATGAAAGATGGGAGGCAGCCATTGAAGCAAGAGCTATAGGGGCCTCTACTAGTAGGCCTTCAGAGACTGTAGACCAGCTACACCAGAATAGAGCAAGGCTCCTGATGGAGATAGGGCAGCTAAGGATGCGGTAG